The window CAGGTGCGCATTCCCCTGCGTGCCCAAGTGCGCTCGCTCAACCTGGCGACTGCGGCCGCGCTGGCGCTGGGCGAAGCGCTGCGCCAGACAGGCGCCCTGCCCGGCTGAGACGCCTCAGCGCACCGCGCTGGCCTCGGCTTCCTCACCCTCGCCGTCTCCCGGACTATCCCCGTCCATGGCCGCGGCGACCCGGTTGCGCCCTTCGCGCTTGGCCCGGTAGAGCGCTGCGTCCGCGTCGCGGTAGAAATCGCGAAAGGTCGGCAGGGGCGCGAAGGTCCCCTCGAGCGTCCGGTCCTTCTGCTCCGACACGCCGGCAAGGCCGATCGACACGGTCACCTTGCTTCCCGCCAGCACGCCGGTGTGCTCAATGCCCTCGACCGCGCGCCGCACACTGTCGGCAAAACGGCGCAGCGCAAAGCCCGACATGCCCGCCACGGCCATCGCGAATTCCTCGCCGCCCAGACGCGCGACGCGGCAGAAAGGTCCCTCGCGCGCGCCCAGAACCTGCGCAATGGCAACCAGCACGTCATCGCCGATGTCGTGCCCATAGGTGTCGTTGACCAGCTTGAAACGGTCGACATCGAAGAGCAGCAGCGCAAAGGAAGCCCCCTCCCGGTCCGCCGCCTCGAGCATGGGCGCGATGGCCTCCATGAAGCCGCGGCGGTTGCGCAGGCCCGTCAGCGGGTCGAGGCGCGCCTGGGCCTGGGCCTGGGCCTCGCTGCGCAGCGCCAGATCGCGCTCGATACGCACCTGCCCACTGGCCCGCGAGATCGCGACCGCCAGCAGGATGGTCTGCCAGGCCGCCGCGCACAGCACCAGGATCTGCGAGCCCGCGCCATAGAACCAGACGTCGATGTCGGCGAACTCGATGAGCCCGAGCGTCGCCATCGGCAGCGCCCAGGCCGCGGTGTAGAGCCGCGCCTTGCGGCTGCCCCGCCGCCAGGCGAGCGCAAGGCACAGCGCCACCAGCAGCAAGTCGAGGAGAACCGCCACGCCCAGCAGGTTGGAGATCGTCGCGATCGGCCCCGTGCGCAGCAGCCCCAGGGGAATGCCGACAAGCGCGATCAGCCCTGCCAGGAGCAGTACGGCCCGGCGCAAGCCCCGGGGCAGCTTGCCCTCTTCCAGCGCCGTGACCGCGCTCAGGGTTGCCAGCGCCACGGCGAAACAGGACAGCATGGTGCACACCTGCGCCGCCGGAGCCCCGGCCATTCCCGGCCAGATGAACAGCGCCAGCTGCGACCACAGGGCACCCCAGACGAACATCACGCCCGCCCAGCCACTCTGCCACAGCGCGAACTGGCGGTGCGCGGTCAGCGCCAGCGTCAAGTTGTAGATTGCCCCCACCGCGAGCAGGACCAACGCGCCCCCCACTGCAACGGCGAGCGCCGTCGCCTGCCAGTTCAGATCCTCGACATCGACCAGCCGCAGCCGCAGCAGGCGGGCGCTGGCGAGCCGATCGAAACGCACCACGATATCGGCAAGCGGCTGGTCGCGCACCGGCGGCTCGAAGGCGATCTGCCCCCCGGCGCGCCAGTGCCCACCAAAGTCACCCTGCACCACCGACTGGCGCCGGACTTCGCCATCGGCGTAGCGGAAATAGACCTCGAGGCGATCGAAACGCGAGGTTCCCACCATCAGCACCGGGCCGCCCTCAGCGGCATGGTTGGCGCGGTCCCACTGGGCCAGGCCGATGCGGTACCACAGGCTGGAACGCTGGTAACGGCTGCGCTCGGGCGCCCCGTCCGCACAGGTGAAGTGCGGGAAACCCGCTTCCGGCGCCCCGGGATGGGCCAGAGGCGTCACGGCATGGCACGTCGGGGCGAGTACATGTGACGTCGCGGCCGAAGCGGTGACCGGAAGCGCGAAGATGAGAAGGACAAGCAACAGCAGCAGTCCAGAAACATGCGTAGTTCTTTCAAAACGACGCAAAAAAGACATGCTGAGGCGAATCATTGCGCATCCACTAATGCGATACTTTTACCTACGAAAGTCTTACCTGCACGGTTCTTGAGAGAACGTGGCGCGCAACAGCCCGCCTTACCCCTGCCTCGCCCCACCCCCGCACACGCTGAATTCAGTCGGCATTCAGTCCCGCCCCGCTAGCCCCAGCGGCATCACGGCCCGCCGAACCCGCCGTATTTGGCCGGCACAGGAAGGGAGCTGAATTTGATGAAATCTGCGTTTCGAAACATTGGCTTGAAGCTGGGAATTGGCGCCGCGGCGGCGGCCGGTGCCCTGCTCGCCGCCACCCCGGCCATGGCCCGCGACCGGTACCGCGACGGCGGCAACGACGCCGCCATTGCCATCGGAGCGGGCGTACTGGGGCTTGCCGTGGGTGCGGCCCTCGCGGACCGCGACGACCGCTATTACTATGATCGTGACTGGTACCCCTCGCGCCGCTACGTCACCGTTCGCGGACGCCCCGGCTACTATTACTACTACGCCGACCGCCCCAACCGGTATTACCGCGACCGCTATTACAGCCGATACTACGCGCCTTATTACCGCAGCCATCGCCGTGACTGGCGTGCGCCCCGTCACCATGCCCGCCGCGACTGGCGCCGGGGTGGGCGCGACTGGCGTGGCGGTCGGCACTATTCGCGCCGTCATGGACGGCACCACGATCGCGGCCGGCACGGCCATCACCGGCGCGGCCGGCGCTGAGCCTGGCAGGCGGCGGGCGCGGTTGCCACGCCTCGAGATGAGAGGGCGGCAACCGCGTACGCGCGCAAAGCGCGCCGCAGCCCCTCGCCAAGTCCGCCTGCGGGCGCTATGGGCCGCCCACCATGGATATTTCCGACCTTCGCATCGCCCTGTTCTCGGGCAACTACAATTACGTTCGTGATGGCGCCAACCAGGCGCTCAACCGCCTCGTCGACTACCTGCTCCGCCAGGGTGCGAAGGTACGTGTCTATGCCCCCGTCGTGGAGGAGCCCGCCTTCCCGGCGACCGGCGACCTTGTCGGCGTGGGCGCCCTGCCGATCCCGGGCCGCGCCGAATACCGCGTGCCGCTCGCCATTGCCGGCAAGGCGCGCCGCGATCTCAAGGCCTTCGCCCCCAACGTGGTGCATGTCTCCTCCCCCGACCCGGTCGGCCACCGGGCCGTGACCTGGGCGCGCAAGCGCGACCTGCCCGTGCTGGCCTCGGTGCACACCCGGTTCGAGACGTACCTGCGCTATTACAACATGGCCTGGGGCGAGCCGGTGATCGAGGCGATCCTGCGCCGCTTCTACCGCCGCTGCGACGCGCTGGTGGCCCCGTCCGAATCGATGGCCCAGCTCCTGCGCGAACAGCGCATGAACTACGACGTCACGATCTGGTCGCGCGGAGTCGATCGCACGACCTTCAACCCCGAACGCCGCGACATGGAATGGCGCCGCAGCCTGGGCATCGCCGACCACGAGGTCGCGATCGGCTTCCTGGGCCGCCTCGTCATGGAAAAGGGGCTCGACGTCTACGCCGACACCCTCGACGACCTGCGCCGCCGGGGCGTCCCCTTCAAGGTCATCGTCATCGGCGAGGGGCCCGCGCGCGAATGGTTCGAAAGCCGCCTGCCGGACGGCGCCTTCGTCGGCTTCCAGCAGGGCGCGGACCTTGGCCGCGCGGTGGCCTCGATGGACGTCCTGTTCAACCCGTCTGTCACCGAGACTTTCGGCAACGTCACGCTCGAGGTCATGGCCTGCGGCCTGCCCGTCGTCGCAGCGGCCGCTACCGGCAGCCAGAGCCTGGTCGCCGACGGGATCTCGGGACGGCTGGTGCCGCCGGGCGCGGTCAGCCAGTTCTCCGAGGCCATTCGCGCCTACATCGAGGACCCGGCCCTGCGCCGCGCCCACGGCCAGGCCGGGGCCCTGCGCGCCAACGATTTCGACTGGGACAAGATCAACCAGGCCGTCGCCGACACCTACCTGCGCCTCATCCGCCAGCGCGCGAGGGGCTAGGGCACGGGGGCGTGGCCTGTATCAGCGCAGCACCCCCGCCCGCAGCATCCGCAGCGAGAAGACCAGCAGGGCAAGCGCGATCAGCCAGATCGCGCCGCTGATCGCGACGTCCGCGCTGCTGCTCGCGGGTGCCTCGGCATCGCTCCACTGGGTGACACTTGTCACCGCAAGGCCCAGGAGCGAGACCCCGAAGGCCGACGCGGCCAGCCGCGCCCGGCGCAGGAGCAGCAGCGCCCCCGCCAGCCCGCCGCCCACGCCCAGCGCCCAGAACCCCACCAGCCACAACGGCAAGGTGTCGAGGTAGGCCACATATTCGCGCGGGAACGCGGACAGGTACCCCGCGTTGCGGGTGACCGTCATGAGATAGTCCAAACAGCCAAAGCCGTTCCAGATGACGGCGACGACCGCCACGGTCCAATACCAGGCCGGAACCCGTGCCTTATTCACCATACGCACCTCGCTCGCGGCCCTGACTTGCGCAGTTGTCCAAATTTTGCCGCAGCCGCCCCGTCTTGGCAACCCGCGGCGCGCTCACGCACTTTTTCGGGGTAAGGCGCTGTTTCGCCGCGCCGGGACCGATGCAATCGCGCGCGCAACGCGCTAGGGAACCGCCATGGCTGACCTGTTCGGAGATGATCTGCCCCCGCCCGAGAGCGAGGAACCGCTGGCCGAGGACGCCCCGCTGGCCGACCGCCTGCGCCCACGCACGCTGGACGACGTGGTGGGCCAGGAGCACCTGACCGGGCCCGAAGGCGCGATCGGGCGCATGGTGGCCGCGGGCAAGCTCTCCTCGATGATCCTGTGGGGCCCGCCCGGCACCGGCAAGACCAGCACCTCGCGCCTCTTGGCCAAGGCGGTGGGCATGCGCTTCGCCGCAGTCTCGGCCGTGTTCTCGGGCGTCGCGGACTTGCGCAAGGCCTTTGCCGAAGCGGAAACGGCAGCCAGGGCGGGCCAGCGCACGCTGCTTTTCGTGGATGAGATCCACCGCTTCAACCGCGCCCAGCAGGACGGCTTCCTGCCTTTTGTCGAACGCGGCACGGTCACGCTGGTGGGCGCGACCACCGAGAACCCCAGTTTCGCCCTCAACGCAGCGCTTCTCAGCCGCGCGCAGGTGCTCGTCCTCAACCGTCTCGACGAGATGGCGCTCTCCATGCTGCTCGCCAAGGCCGAAGCGCTGGAAGGCCCCCTCCCCCTCACCGACGAGGCGCGCGCGGCCCTTATCGCCACGGCCGATGGCGACGGGCGTTTCCTGCTCAACCAGGCCGAAACGCTCTACGCCGCGCACATCGAGGAACCGCTGGGCCCGGGCCCGCTCGGCAAGTTCCTGCAGCGGCGCATGGCGGTCTACGACAAGGACCGCGACGGGCACTACAACCTCATCTCGGCCTTTCACAAGTCGGTGCGCGGTTCCGACCCGCAGGCCGCGCTCTACTACATGGCGCGCATGCTGGTAGCGGGCGAGGAGCCGCTCTACATCCTGCGCCGCCTCGCCGCGATCGCGAGCGAGGACATCGGCCTCGCCGATCCGCAGGCGATGGTCCAGGTCATGGCCGCCAAGCAGTCCTTCGAGTTTCTCGGCTCGCCCGAAGGCGAACTCCCGCTCGCCCAGGCGGTGATCTATTGCGCCAGCGCGCCCAAGTCGAACGCGGCCTGCCTGGCCAAGGGCATCGCCATGGAGGTCGCGCGCGAGACCGGATCGGTGGCCCCGCCCATGAATATCCTGAACGCGCCAACCAAGATGATGAAGGACATGGGCTACGGCGCGGCCTACCATTACGACCACGACCAGCCCGATGCCTTTTCGGGCGACAACTACTGGCCCGACGGCGTGCCCGCGCAGGAGTTCTACAAACCCAACGAACGCGGCTTCGAGCGCGAACTGAAGAAGCGCCTCGAATGGTGGCAGAAGAAGCGCGTCGAGCGGCGCGGCGGCTGATCGCGGTGGTCCTCGCGCCCCCCGCCTTCGACCATTTCCTGGCCATCGACTGGTCAGGCGCGCGCGGGCGCCATCACAAGGGCATTGCGCTGGGCCTGTGCGGGCAAGGGACAGGCGCGCCCGCGCTGCTCTCCCCGCCCTCCCCGCGCGGCTGGTCCCGCGAGGCGGTGCTGCGCTACCTGCGCGAGGACCTGCCCGCGCGCACGCTGGTCGGCCTCGACCTTGGCATCGCGCTTCCCTTTGCCGATGCAGGCACCTTCTTCCCCGGCCTTGCGCAAAGCCCGGACACAGCCCGCGCGCTGTGGGCGCGGATTGACCGCATCTGCGAGGGCGAGGAGGACCTGGGTGCCAATGCCTTCGTCGACCACCCCGATTTCGCGCCCTATTTCCGCCGCCATGGCGGCCGTGAGGGCGCGCGCTTCCATCTGCCCGCCAGCGACCACCGCCGCGGTCGCCTGCGCGTCACCGAGGCGGCGCAGGCGCGCCTCGGCTGCAAGCCCTACTCCAACTTCAACCTCGTGGGCGCGGCGCAGGTCGGCAAGTCCAGCCTGACGGGCATGCGCCTGCTCCACCGCCTCACCGGAACGCTTCCGGTCTGGCCAATCGATCCGCTGCCTCCCTCGGGCAGTGTCGTCTGCGAAATCTACACCACGCTCGCCGCCGTCGAGGCCGGGCGCCGGGCGGGCCGCGCCAAGATCACCGAGCGGGGCGAGCTCGATAGAGCGCTGGACGCTCTGGGATCGCAGCCGCGCGGGGAGACCGGCCCGATCGACGACCACAGCGCCGACGCGCTTGTGACCAGCGCCTGGCTGCGCGGAGCCGCGGCGCGGCGGGAACTGTGGCACCCGCCCGAACTTACCCCTGAACTGGCCACACGCGAGGGCTGGACCTTCGGCGCCCTGTAATCCAGACGCACCCCAGAGACAGCGGATGCGCCAGGCGGGACCACACCGCACCCGCGCCCCAAGGAGAGACGACCCCATGGATTTCGATTTCGCGACGCTGACCCCGCAGGAACGCTACAAGCTGCTCGGCTCCAGCATCACCCCGCGCCCGATCGCCTGGGTCGCCTCGCAATCGGCGGCGGGCGTGGGCAACCTTGCCCCCTTCAGCTTCTTCAACGCGATGGGCGCAAACCCGCCGCTGATCGCGCTCGGCCTCATCACCCGCGCCGACGGCCAGCTCAAGGACACCGCGTCCAACATCCTGGAAACCGGAGAATTCGTCGTCCATCTCGTCAGCGAAGCGCTGGCGCCGGCCATGAACATCACGTGCATGGACGCGCCCGCCGACATCGACGAGACGGCCCTCGCAGAGCTGAAGACCGTGCCCTCCAGCGCGGTCGCCGTGCCGCGGCTGGCCGATGCGCCGGTCGCCATGGAATGCCGTCTCTACCAGGCGATCCCGGCAGGCAGCACCACCATCGTCCTTGGCGAAGTGCTCCACTTCCACATCCAGGACGCCTACATCGACGCCGAGAAGCTCTACGTCGACACGGTTGGCCTCGACCTTGTCGCGCGCATGCACGGGGGCGGCTGGTACGCACGCCAGAGCGACCTGTTCGACATGCCCCGCCCCGTCTACGAGGACTGGCAGGCGCAGCGCGGAAAAACCTCCCAGGGTTAGGAAATCCGGCTTTTCCCCACCTTGGCGAAAATCCCGCTGGACCAAGTGGCCTTGAGCTTGGTAAGGGCCCCGTCTCTTGAGAGACGTGTGCCGGTTTAGCTCAGCTGGTAGAGCAGTTGATTTGTAATCATCAGGCCGCGGGTTCGACTCCTGCAACCGGCACCACCTTCTCCTTCCCCAGCCATTCCAGCAATCACGCGAACCGGCGGCTCAGCCGCGCGCCATGGCCGTTCAGGATCATCTGGACCGGGCGCTCGAAACCGTAGGTCGAGACCGCGGCCATCAGGATGCTCAGCGCCACAATGGCAAGGCCCAGCGCAAGGTCCGGGACCCGCCCCGAGAGCCAGGGTTCCAGCGTCCACATCACCGGCTTGTGCAGCAGGTAGATGGCGTAGGACACCGCGCCCAGCTGCGTGAACACGGGCCAGGCGAGATACCGGAATGGCCCGAGGCCGCCCAGTGCGGCCAGGAAGACGAGAACCGGCATGCCGAAGGTGACGGGATCGATGAAGTTGGGCAGCATGGGAAAACCGGCCATGCGCCGCAATTCGGGCAGCGACAGCGGCACCAGCAGCAGAATGATCCAGCCAAGGCCCTGCAAGCCAGGTGCCCGTGCGGCCTTGAGAAAAGCCCGTGCATGGCGGTGCAGCAGATAGCCCGCGATCGTCCCCAGGAAGAAGGCGTGAAACCAGTAGGGAAGGAACTGGTTCCCGCGAACGGTGAGGCGCAGCAAGGCCAGGGCAAGCAGTTGCGCGGCAAACCCCGCTGCGATCCAGACTCCGAGCGGAAAGCGCTTCGCCGCCGCCCAGATCAGCACGAAGACGAGATAGTACTGCACCTCGACGGGAATGGTCCAAAGGACACTCGTGCCTGTCACGAGAGCCACCGGCCACACCCATTCCCCGCCGGACAGATCGAAGAACCGGATCGGGCCGCCCGCCCCCACGACCAGCGAAAGGGCAATGACCAGATAGAAGAGCGGGAACACGCGGGCGATCCGATGGGTCGCGTAGCGTAGCACCTGCTCGCGGGTGAAAGCGCGCGGACCATAGAGGAAGGCCATGAGAAAGCCGCTCAGGAGGAAGAAGAGAAGCACGCCCATCTGTCCGGTTCCCTCTCCCAGGACATGGGGAAAGTACCCAGCGTTCGCGCAGTGCGACACCACCACGGCCATCGCCGCGACACCGCGCGCGCCATCAAGCGCGGGAAAATGGCGCGGGAGCTGGTGATCGGAAGCAGGGCTGGCGTCAGCGACCCGCTCCTCAACAAGGGACTGGCCTGCCGTCATCCGCCCTCCCCGACTGGTCACGCCATTCGCGAAACCTTCGCGAACAGGTGCCCTTGCAAAGCAGCGCAGCCCCGTGGCGGCAAGTTCGGCAAAGGGACTACTACCAATAGGCCCGACGTCTCTCGGCCGGGGCGCGGCACCTGTTAGCCAACGCCTTAACCTCTTGCGAAATCAGGCAAGGGGCTACTCCGCGTATTCGGACACGCGCGAAAGCGGGAAAAAGGATAAAAAGGGGTCCGAGGGCCATCGCCCTCGGGCTCCCAAAACTGTCGAGCGCACCTCTCGCACCGAGAAAGGCGAGGTCGCCCATTCAGGGGTCCAAGGGGCGATGGCCCCTTGAAAGGCATTTCACTTCTTACTCAGCCTTGCTGACTTGCACAGACAGGCAGGCGTTTACGATTCGCCTGCCATGTCTCGCACCGGCGCGTCAGCGGCGCAGCAGGCTGCCCAGCCAAGCGAAGAAACGGCCGATTCGCGCCAGAAGCGATTCGCTTTCGGGGGCGGAGACCTCTTCGGCCTGCATGCGCGCGCGCAGGGCATGGCCCGAGGCCGAACGCACCGGAGCCGGCTCGGATTCGACCTGCGGTGCAAAAACGGCTTCGACCTGCGGCGCGAAAACGGGCGCGGGCTCGGCCTCGACAGGTGCCGGGGCCAGCGGGGCGGGAGCAGGCTCGGGCATGGGAGCCGGACGCGCCGCAACCGGCTCGGGGGCAGGAGCGGGCGTCGGGGCGGGCTGGGCGCTCGGCGCAGCCTTTCCGAACAGCGAACCGTAGGCGGCTTCGTCCAGGCCCTGCTCGTCCTCATCCTCGCCCCCGTCCTCGAAGGCCGCGTCCTCGAAGGCCGCCGGGAACGGATCGCGACCGAGGACCGAACCCTCGCCGCCCAGCGCACCGAAGCGCGGCGTCGGGCTGGCGGATGCCGGGATATCCATGGATTCCGAGGGCATCG is drawn from Novosphingobium decolorationis and contains these coding sequences:
- a CDS encoding flavin reductase family protein, giving the protein MDFDFATLTPQERYKLLGSSITPRPIAWVASQSAAGVGNLAPFSFFNAMGANPPLIALGLITRADGQLKDTASNILETGEFVVHLVSEALAPAMNITCMDAPADIDETALAELKTVPSSAVAVPRLADAPVAMECRLYQAIPAGSTTIVLGEVLHFHIQDAYIDAEKLYVDTVGLDLVARMHGGGWYARQSDLFDMPRPVYEDWQAQRGKTSQG
- a CDS encoding replication-associated recombination protein A; translated protein: MADLFGDDLPPPESEEPLAEDAPLADRLRPRTLDDVVGQEHLTGPEGAIGRMVAAGKLSSMILWGPPGTGKTSTSRLLAKAVGMRFAAVSAVFSGVADLRKAFAEAETAARAGQRTLLFVDEIHRFNRAQQDGFLPFVERGTVTLVGATTENPSFALNAALLSRAQVLVLNRLDEMALSMLLAKAEALEGPLPLTDEARAALIATADGDGRFLLNQAETLYAAHIEEPLGPGPLGKFLQRRMAVYDKDRDGHYNLISAFHKSVRGSDPQAALYYMARMLVAGEEPLYILRRLAAIASEDIGLADPQAMVQVMAAKQSFEFLGSPEGELPLAQAVIYCASAPKSNAACLAKGIAMEVARETGSVAPPMNILNAPTKMMKDMGYGAAYHYDHDQPDAFSGDNYWPDGVPAQEFYKPNERGFERELKKRLEWWQKKRVERRGG
- a CDS encoding GGDEF domain-containing protein, with amino-acid sequence MLVLLIFALPVTASAATSHVLAPTCHAVTPLAHPGAPEAGFPHFTCADGAPERSRYQRSSLWYRIGLAQWDRANHAAEGGPVLMVGTSRFDRLEVYFRYADGEVRRQSVVQGDFGGHWRAGGQIAFEPPVRDQPLADIVVRFDRLASARLLRLRLVDVEDLNWQATALAVAVGGALVLLAVGAIYNLTLALTAHRQFALWQSGWAGVMFVWGALWSQLALFIWPGMAGAPAAQVCTMLSCFAVALATLSAVTALEEGKLPRGLRRAVLLLAGLIALVGIPLGLLRTGPIATISNLLGVAVLLDLLLVALCLALAWRRGSRKARLYTAAWALPMATLGLIEFADIDVWFYGAGSQILVLCAAAWQTILLAVAISRASGQVRIERDLALRSEAQAQAQARLDPLTGLRNRRGFMEAIAPMLEAADREGASFALLLFDVDRFKLVNDTYGHDIGDDVLVAIAQVLGAREGPFCRVARLGGEEFAMAVAGMSGFALRRFADSVRRAVEGIEHTGVLAGSKVTVSIGLAGVSEQKDRTLEGTFAPLPTFRDFYRDADAALYRAKREGRNRVAAAMDGDSPGDGEGEEAEASAVR
- a CDS encoding glycosyltransferase family 4 protein, with amino-acid sequence MDISDLRIALFSGNYNYVRDGANQALNRLVDYLLRQGAKVRVYAPVVEEPAFPATGDLVGVGALPIPGRAEYRVPLAIAGKARRDLKAFAPNVVHVSSPDPVGHRAVTWARKRDLPVLASVHTRFETYLRYYNMAWGEPVIEAILRRFYRRCDALVAPSESMAQLLREQRMNYDVTIWSRGVDRTTFNPERRDMEWRRSLGIADHEVAIGFLGRLVMEKGLDVYADTLDDLRRRGVPFKVIVIGEGPAREWFESRLPDGAFVGFQQGADLGRAVASMDVLFNPSVTETFGNVTLEVMACGLPVVAAAATGSQSLVADGISGRLVPPGAVSQFSEAIRAYIEDPALRRAHGQAGALRANDFDWDKINQAVADTYLRLIRQRARG
- a CDS encoding acyltransferase family protein, whose product is MTAGQSLVEERVADASPASDHQLPRHFPALDGARGVAAMAVVVSHCANAGYFPHVLGEGTGQMGVLLFFLLSGFLMAFLYGPRAFTREQVLRYATHRIARVFPLFYLVIALSLVVGAGGPIRFFDLSGGEWVWPVALVTGTSVLWTIPVEVQYYLVFVLIWAAAKRFPLGVWIAAGFAAQLLALALLRLTVRGNQFLPYWFHAFFLGTIAGYLLHRHARAFLKAARAPGLQGLGWIILLLVPLSLPELRRMAGFPMLPNFIDPVTFGMPVLVFLAALGGLGPFRYLAWPVFTQLGAVSYAIYLLHKPVMWTLEPWLSGRVPDLALGLAIVALSILMAAVSTYGFERPVQMILNGHGARLSRRFA